A DNA window from Ornithobacterium rhinotracheale DSM 15997 contains the following coding sequences:
- the dusB gene encoding tRNA dihydrouridine synthase DusB, with the protein MTKIGNITLPDFPLLLAPMEDVSDPPFRRVCKENGADLMYSEFISSEGLIRDAIKSKKKLDIFDYERPIGIQIFGGDEEAMALSARIVETVKPDLVDINFGCPVKKVVCKGAGAGVLKDIDLMVRLTESVVKSTSLPVTVKTRLGWDHDNINIYEVAERLQDVGIQALSIHGRTRAQMYKGEADWSEIARVKNNPRIHIPIFGNGDIDSPEKALEYKNRYGVDGIMIGRAAIGYPWIFREIKHYLKTGELLAPPTIAERVDAVKKHLEFSCEWKGEKVGILEMRKHYSNYFKGIQHFKSFRKELVSLDNKDDLFQVLSKIIKEYES; encoded by the coding sequence ATGACAAAAATAGGAAACATCACATTGCCAGACTTTCCATTATTGCTCGCCCCTATGGAGGATGTGAGCGACCCACCGTTTAGACGCGTGTGCAAGGAAAATGGCGCAGATTTAATGTACTCGGAGTTTATTTCGTCTGAGGGACTCATACGAGACGCTATCAAAAGCAAGAAAAAATTAGATATTTTTGATTACGAACGCCCCATAGGAATCCAGATTTTCGGGGGAGATGAGGAGGCGATGGCACTCTCTGCCCGCATTGTAGAAACCGTGAAACCCGATTTGGTAGACATCAACTTTGGTTGCCCTGTCAAAAAAGTCGTGTGCAAAGGTGCTGGTGCAGGCGTTTTAAAAGATATAGATTTAATGGTTCGCCTTACCGAATCGGTAGTGAAATCTACTTCACTACCCGTAACCGTAAAAACTCGTTTGGGCTGGGATCACGATAACATTAATATCTACGAAGTTGCCGAAAGATTGCAAGATGTAGGCATTCAAGCACTTTCTATCCATGGCAGAACTCGTGCACAAATGTACAAAGGCGAAGCCGACTGGTCGGAAATTGCACGAGTGAAAAATAACCCAAGAATCCACATTCCGATTTTCGGAAATGGAGATATTGATTCGCCTGAAAAAGCTTTAGAATACAAAAATCGTTATGGTGTAGATGGCATTATGATCGGGCGCGCTGCGATTGGGTATCCTTGGATTTTTAGAGAAATCAAACATTATCTAAAAACGGGAGAATTGCTCGCTCCGCCTACCATTGCCGAACGCGTAGACGCCGTGAAAAAACACCTTGAGTTCTCATGCGAATGGAAAGGCGAGAAAGTAGGAATTTTGGAAATGCGAAAACATTATTCCAATTATTTTAAGGGCATTCAGCATTTTAAATCATTTAGAAAAGAGTTAGTTTCTCTCGATAATAAAGATGACTTATTTCAGGTTTTGTCTAAAATTATTAAAGAATACGAATCTTAA
- a CDS encoding FISUMP domain-containing protein: MKQKVLLASMFVFGFQALSAQNDGRVGIGTEDPKAILDVLYNSKLSATQAQGVIFPKLSSDQRSEFQNVEEGTMIYNTTRKCLEMYYGDQVGWECFCSCGVGTKKELIVSASGFGGAFMEDAPSGENFVKFTLRNNTSKPINNLNLSNAVTLTSGVTNIPIESGQNSDVSIEPGQSVVLSYKFLEKPKLGSPLKAVFSYDKDEFKLNATQEINNTRQQEKLKYILSLQYKEKTIQGLINNTTKKASIKIPYSQGEGAYKSISVTQKAAPGEDGKTPQLTLIIPEGNLAGSGVLNAEVASAEEYKIKLLQPDEEYEIAKFDFPINGTQFVVRLIATGGVADKCLDKTTLDCVGYGSSEKEHEFIYMPMQGPDGKIWLNNNLGAEYTRVGATEFNPETQAANKKDWKAYGSYFQWQRKPDGHELMKWDTYTNNLSGPSPKYSNTNTLFDSWTNPNSNKFFNNGSSLTWVSGKAGEIYNLWEANGSNTPCPKGYRVPTQDDFVALHKAITGSSDALSNNSMWNEDVLKLTVPGWHNWSNGFSKFNLDGYYWSSSHIDNSHAWTLMFNETESDPASGDARSMADGFPIRCLKQ; encoded by the coding sequence ATGAAACAGAAAGTTTTGCTAGCATCAATGTTTGTTTTTGGCTTTCAAGCTTTGAGTGCCCAAAATGATGGTAGGGTGGGAATAGGTACAGAAGACCCTAAGGCTATATTGGATGTCCTTTATAATAGCAAATTATCAGCAACACAAGCTCAAGGTGTTATTTTTCCAAAATTAAGCTCGGATCAGAGAAGTGAGTTCCAAAATGTAGAAGAAGGAACCATGATTTATAATACTACAAGGAAGTGTTTAGAAATGTATTATGGCGACCAGGTAGGATGGGAATGTTTTTGTTCGTGTGGTGTAGGAACTAAAAAAGAACTAATTGTAAGTGCAAGTGGCTTTGGTGGTGCTTTTATGGAAGATGCACCCTCTGGAGAAAATTTTGTGAAATTTACGCTTAGAAATAATACCTCTAAGCCAATTAATAATCTGAATCTTTCAAATGCTGTAACTTTAACAAGTGGAGTGACTAATATTCCAATAGAATCGGGGCAAAATAGCGATGTAAGTATAGAGCCAGGGCAATCGGTTGTGCTATCGTATAAATTTTTAGAAAAACCAAAATTAGGTTCTCCTTTAAAGGCTGTTTTTAGCTATGATAAAGACGAATTTAAGCTTAATGCAACGCAAGAGATTAATAATACGAGACAGCAAGAAAAACTTAAATACATACTTTCTTTACAGTATAAGGAAAAAACAATTCAAGGATTAATCAATAATACAACTAAAAAAGCTTCAATTAAAATCCCATATTCTCAAGGAGAGGGGGCTTACAAAAGCATTAGTGTTACGCAAAAAGCGGCACCAGGAGAAGATGGGAAAACACCACAGCTTACGCTTATAATTCCAGAGGGAAATCTTGCTGGTTCAGGGGTTTTAAATGCTGAAGTAGCTTCAGCTGAAGAATATAAAATAAAACTACTTCAGCCTGATGAAGAGTATGAAATTGCAAAATTTGATTTTCCAATCAACGGAACACAATTTGTAGTTCGGTTGATCGCAACAGGTGGAGTAGCAGATAAATGTCTTGATAAAACTACTCTAGATTGTGTAGGGTATGGTTCGTCGGAAAAGGAACATGAATTTATTTACATGCCTATGCAAGGGCCCGATGGAAAGATTTGGCTAAATAACAACTTAGGGGCAGAGTATACAAGAGTGGGGGCTACAGAATTTAACCCAGAAACACAAGCCGCAAATAAAAAAGATTGGAAAGCGTATGGTTCTTATTTCCAATGGCAAAGAAAACCAGATGGGCATGAATTGATGAAATGGGATACTTATACGAACAATCTATCTGGACCATCGCCTAAATATTCAAATACTAACACTTTGTTTGATTCTTGGACGAATCCTAATAGTAATAAATTTTTCAATAACGGAAGTTCATTGACCTGGGTGTCAGGAAAAGCTGGGGAAATTTATAACTTGTGGGAAGCAAATGGTAGTAATACCCCATGTCCTAAAGGCTATAGAGTTCCTACTCAAGATGATTTCGTCGCTTTACACAAAGCTATAACAGGTTCTTCTGATGCACTGTCAAATAATTCAATGTGGAATGAAGATGTCCTTAAATTAACTGTTCCAGGCTGGCATAATTGGTCTAATGGATTCTCTAAATTTAACTTAGATGGGTATTATTGGTCTAGTTCGCATATTGATAATTCACATGCGTGGACACTTATGTTTAATGAGACTGAAAGTGATCCCGCAAGTGGTGATGCTAGATCTATGGCAGATGGATTCCCTATTCGTTGTTTGAAACAGTAA
- a CDS encoding NAD-dependent epimerase/dehydratase family protein — translation MRIFISGGAGYLGYNLVRALEQNEKVEEIIVFDNLYRQNLNFFILGEKLNKTKFIKGDILNEFELKKHLKNIDVVYHLAAFVESPYSYRDHFNYEQINHFGTATLVNALQENSPKKVIFTSSGAVYGMDIEADEDTPPMPQNAYGVSKFNAEKYLELLRYEMDVCIFRIANVFGFNPMFRFDSVINNLIFDALLYNKIKINGNGENITPFVHLDTVTQRLAQAAFQEEPKIENLVEYNQSVNTVRDILLESFENLEFQYLNTQQKMSSYQITSLYHPTHNENFKARVLECLQDFKSNFKL, via the coding sequence ATGAGAATATTTATTTCTGGCGGCGCAGGATACCTTGGATACAATTTGGTACGCGCCCTTGAGCAAAACGAAAAAGTAGAAGAAATCATAGTTTTTGATAACCTCTACCGCCAAAACTTAAATTTCTTTATCCTTGGCGAAAAATTAAATAAAACTAAATTCATAAAAGGCGATATTTTAAATGAATTTGAACTTAAAAAGCATTTAAAAAACATCGATGTCGTGTATCATCTAGCAGCCTTTGTGGAGTCTCCGTATTCTTATCGAGATCATTTTAATTACGAGCAAATCAACCATTTCGGCACGGCAACTTTGGTAAATGCTTTGCAAGAAAATTCGCCTAAAAAAGTAATTTTCACTAGCTCTGGCGCAGTATATGGAATGGACATTGAGGCTGACGAAGACACGCCTCCTATGCCACAGAATGCTTATGGCGTTTCTAAATTTAACGCCGAAAAATATTTGGAATTGCTACGCTACGAAATGGATGTTTGCATTTTTAGAATTGCCAATGTCTTTGGGTTTAATCCGATGTTCAGATTCGACAGCGTGATTAATAATTTAATTTTCGACGCACTGCTTTACAATAAAATTAAAATCAACGGCAATGGGGAAAACATCACACCTTTTGTGCACCTCGACACCGTAACTCAGCGTTTGGCACAAGCAGCTTTCCAAGAGGAGCCTAAAATCGAGAATTTGGTAGAATACAATCAATCGGTAAATACTGTGCGAGATATCTTACTAGAATCCTTTGAAAATCTAGAGTTCCAATATTTAAACACGCAACAAAAAATGAGTAGCTATCAAATCACTTCGCTCTACCACCCTACTCACAACGAAAATTTCAAAGCACGCGTTTTGGAATGCTTACAAGATTTTAAATCCAATTTTAAGCTATAA
- a CDS encoding IS30 family transposase, which produces MARRFKHLDLHDRAMIEAYLKAGWSISKIARELKRDKSTISREVKRNRTKKGKYKAKTAQTLYSEKKERFLRYRRFTKEIEKRVRQFLYKRYSPLQIVGYCKSLGLEMVSVERIYQYIREDKRKGGYLYKYCRHALKKRKAQVSKIVEKIKNRVSIEERPQVVNERKEFGHWEGDLIEGKNHKGYLLTLTERVSRFLFIRYLPSKSADVVANAMNDVLLPYKKVVKSITLDNGLEFASHEIVAKKLQSKIYFTNPYSSWQKGQIEHMNKLVRQYVKKGSAITKSTANNLKSVQKEINDRPFKVLKFCKPRDVFFNFVDNVAFRG; this is translated from the coding sequence ATGGCACGGAGATTTAAGCATTTGGACTTGCACGATAGGGCGATGATAGAGGCTTATTTAAAAGCTGGCTGGTCTATCTCGAAAATAGCTCGTGAACTGAAAAGGGATAAATCTACTATAAGCAGGGAGGTAAAGAGGAACCGAACGAAAAAAGGAAAATATAAAGCAAAGACAGCACAGACGCTCTATTCTGAAAAGAAAGAGCGTTTTTTGCGTTATAGAAGGTTCACAAAAGAAATTGAGAAAAGAGTAAGACAATTTTTGTATAAAAGATATTCACCGCTCCAAATAGTCGGTTATTGTAAAAGCCTGGGACTGGAAATGGTATCAGTTGAGAGGATTTACCAATATATAAGAGAGGATAAGCGAAAGGGAGGTTATTTGTATAAGTATTGCCGTCACGCTTTGAAAAAGAGAAAGGCGCAAGTTTCTAAAATAGTTGAAAAAATAAAGAACCGCGTAAGTATAGAAGAACGCCCGCAGGTTGTGAATGAGCGTAAGGAGTTCGGACACTGGGAGGGTGATTTGATAGAGGGCAAAAATCATAAGGGTTATTTGCTGACACTTACGGAAAGAGTATCAAGGTTTTTATTTATTAGATATTTACCTAGTAAAAGTGCAGATGTTGTGGCAAATGCGATGAATGATGTGCTGCTTCCATATAAAAAAGTGGTCAAATCAATAACATTGGATAATGGGCTGGAGTTTGCAAGTCATGAGATAGTGGCAAAGAAATTGCAATCAAAGATTTATTTTACAAATCCATACTCTAGTTGGCAAAAGGGACAAATTGAGCATATGAACAAACTTGTTAGACAATATGTAAAAAAAGGTTCGGCAATTACAAAAAGTACCGCTAATAATCTGAAATCGGTGCAAAAAGAGATAAACGATAGACCGTTTAAAGTGTTAAAGTTTTGCAAGCCTCGTGATGTTTTTTTTAATTTTGTGGATAATGTTGCATTTAGGGGTTGA
- a CDS encoding AtpZ/AtpI family protein → MKSKSKNTWLQLTSVGIQIGVVMYLAAWAGRWCDEHYQTESSWFTLGFTIVGMLISIFFLYELVKNTNK, encoded by the coding sequence ATGAAAAGCAAAAGTAAAAATACATGGTTACAATTAACCTCGGTAGGAATTCAAATCGGTGTGGTGATGTATCTAGCTGCATGGGCAGGGCGGTGGTGTGACGAGCATTATCAAACCGAATCTAGCTGGTTTACGCTAGGTTTTACGATTGTAGGAATGCTCATTTCTATATTTTTTTTGTACGAATTAGTTAAAAATACTAATAAATGA
- a CDS encoding phosphoadenylyl-sulfate reductase has translation MSDFNLDSAVNEITECLQKMHSEGKRIMITSSFQTHSLPLLHISTRAIKDLPVIFIDTGFHFAETYAFRDQIVRDWGLNLKNVRSKTSKHQQVNEDGQFLYASDTDYCCHINKVEPLNTSIQDYDIWIAGLRRDQTKFRSGLDYFEKQKSGITKYHPILDWNSKMIYEYRKLHNLPAHPLEEKGFFSIGCFPCTQSVHDENERGGRWAGSNKTECGIHLNK, from the coding sequence ATGAGTGATTTTAACTTAGATTCTGCGGTGAACGAAATCACCGAATGTTTGCAAAAAATGCATTCGGAAGGAAAACGCATCATGATTACCTCATCGTTCCAAACGCATAGTTTGCCACTACTACACATCAGCACCCGAGCAATTAAGGATTTGCCCGTGATTTTCATCGATACGGGATTTCATTTTGCCGAAACTTACGCTTTCAGAGATCAAATCGTGAGAGATTGGGGCTTAAACTTAAAAAATGTTCGCTCAAAAACTTCTAAACACCAGCAAGTGAACGAAGACGGACAGTTTCTATACGCCAGCGATACCGACTATTGTTGCCACATCAACAAGGTAGAACCACTCAATACTAGCATCCAAGATTACGACATCTGGATTGCGGGACTGCGTAGAGACCAGACCAAATTCCGAAGCGGATTGGATTATTTTGAAAAACAGAAATCAGGAATCACCAAATACCACCCTATTCTAGACTGGAATTCTAAAATGATTTACGAATACCGAAAGTTACATAATTTGCCCGCACATCCTTTAGAAGAAAAAGGATTCTTCAGCATTGGGTGCTTCCCTTGCACGCAAAGTGTGCACGACGAAAACGAGCGTGGCGGACGCTGGGCTGGGAGCAATAAAACTGAATGTGGCATTCATTTAAATAAATAA